The stretch of DNA CACCTGTACATTTTCAAAACCGGTGGAACCAAAACCGTTCTTGATGATATGTTGCTCCAGTTTTATTTCAATTGTACTCCTTCGTCCCATGTAATGCTCAAAGTTGAAACACAGCTTATATAATATTCGTTTATCTGTCCCCGACCGTGATCTTCTCGCCCTAGTATTGTATTCTTGAGATTGAATCATATGATCATCACACTGCCTTCTTTTTAACTGTCGTTGATTGTTTCCCAACCTAATTCCCGGTTTAATAGCAAACGTAAACCCCGGTTTGAGTGGTTTATAATCAATCAGACGGTTTATGTTAACACTGTCAGAAACTCATAGTCAACGAAGCAAATTATATGAGTCAACATTGAGCGCTTCATTGCAGGTGACAGAGCTAGGtgcctctgtttaattataacGGCTACACAGATTTCATATTCTGACATGGGGTTGATTTTGTTCGTCTTCGTCCTTCTTCAGTTGTAATTCACAGAGGAAGGTGGATGACGAAAGTGTATCCATCCATGATCCCATATATGAGCTAATAATTATCACATGGAAGACAAACAAATCTTTAGGTCGTGGTCAATGCACGTACGTATAACTGATAGATGGCCACATGCTATCCACTAGTATTTTGCCACGTGTgattatcaaaattattgaCTTTCATCCTAGTAATACAGTATAATTTTTCAGACATTTGACAACACTGATTTTCTTCTCtagtaatataatttttcaatttatctTATCGCATTTTTCAAATGTCGattttatattctaaaattattcTCTAGATCAGAGTTATATTATagaccaaaaaagaagagattttttgcttgactatatagattatatatttatatcctATAAATGGTTTTTATTACTTTCCCCTAAAATCATAGATATTTGACTATTTACGTAGATCATACACGCATTCGAATACGTGTATATATTAATACCTATATAAATACAACAATTTGATGACCATAAAAATAATGTTACATCGTCTCTTATAGCtgtagttacaaaaaaaaaaaatgaatctccATCAGGTCctctttctcattcttcttatttttcttgttgattTATCAGATTATGATGTCCTAGCATATAATACCAATGCTGGTTACAATAACACATCAAAGTGTAACATTTACGAAGGACGTTGGATATATGACTATACCTCTAATCCTCTTTATGGAACATCGACATGTCCATTCATCGGATTGGATTGCCAGAAGCTTGGTCGGCCGGACAGGAACTACCTCCATTACCGATGGCAACCCTCCGGATGCGATATCCCAAGGTGATATTTTCACTTTCACAGTTTCACTTCTGTCAATACATttcaaaatgtttaaaagatttttttctcttttcgcTTGATCACGATTAAATGATTACATTGTCTCCTTCAATGTCAAGGAGCAAATAATTGAAACTATGAAGATTGTGTATGATCTTCGAGAATCGCATTCATTTCATATCTAGAAATTAATTTGTGGAAAATCTCAAGTAGTAATGAAATGTGATGCTAAATCTTACATTTATTTAATgtaatagtagtattttttttttgtaattatgacTGTACATTTAGCAATTTATGACGCTTTTAATCATCGTATATTAATATTCTAcgaaaatttatgaatttacaTCGGAAATTGATTAGCTAGCATATCACTACTATGAGTTTGACCAAAAAAGATACATGCATATATCAAAATTACTTTGTCAGAATCAAGTAAAACGTCTGAGATTTACGTGGGGGATATGATGTGGCAGATTCGACGGACAAGATTTCTTAGCGAGAttcaaaggaaagaaaatacTATTTGTGGGAGATTCGCTAAGCAACAATATGTGGGTGTCTATGAGTTGCATGCTTCACGCGGCCGTTCCTAACGCTAAGTATACCTTCGACTATAACAACAAGCGCCTCTCTACTTTCACCATTCCGGTACGTACCTAGCCTCAAATGGTTTATTCCCGGTTATCGGCTTCGGTTAATAgactatataagtatatatgatcaattttattttgatttgtcaTTTGTGTTACAATTAACTACAGGAATATGGAATATCTGTAAATTTCCTGAAAAATGGGTTCCTAGTAGATTTGGTAGCGGACAAAACAAGGGGACTGATTCTGAAACTAGATTCGATCAGTTCGGGGAATCAATGGTTGGGAGCAGATGTTGCCATCTTTAACACATTCCACTGGTGGTCTCACACAGGGCGTGCCAAAACGTAACCATGCATGAGCTTATTTATCTACACCATATGTATCATATAATCCATTAatgttgatgttgttgatgatataTGGTAGATGGGACTATTTTCAAACGGGAGACCAAATAGTGAAAGAGATGAATAGAATGGAGGCTTTCAAGATTGCATTGACAACTTGGGCTAAGTGGATTGATCACAACATTGATCCTtcaaaaactagggttttctatCAAGGCGTCTCTCCCGTTCATTTAAAGTTAATCTCGATCTATCTTCCTCTAGTAAGTAGTAATTATATAATCaactgattaattaattaacgatTCTTTGTTTCTCGTTAATTTTTGAAGCGGGAGTGAATGGGGTAAACCGGGGAAGACTTGCTTGGGCGAGACGGAACCACTGAAAGGACCAAGTAATAACCCCGGACCTAACATAGGTGAAGCGATAGTGAGAAGAGTGATCGGAGGGATGGCTAAACCGGTGGAGCTCCTTGATTTGACGGCTATGACGGAGCTGAGGAAGGACGCTCACCCTTCCATCTACGCCGGTGGAGGCAGTCGCTTAAATGACTGCAGCCATTGGTGCCTCCCCGGAGTCCCCGACGCATGGAACCAGCTCCTTTATACGGCTCTTCTCAGCCACTAGTTTTGCTTGGGcgtcaaattaaaattatatacaattacGGATCCAGAAGTTTCTGTTACCAAAAAAGCTTggatttatattattaatctgaAGATAATTAagcaactttttaaaatatataattttaatgcttttaaaaaaataacataccCAAATAATAAATTCCCTTAAACATtaacttccttttttttcctactaattaatttagttacatataataattaaattaaacaaaaatcaaaagtttaaaaTCATCAGAAcaattttgtaatagaaaaaaatgtttcaagagaaaaaaaatccaagcaAATTCCAAGTAGGAAAAGGAATCAGTTCAGGTTTCGAACTctgtttgttgttatataaatAGCCCCCATATCTTTTAGTTTAACAATAGCTCTCAGCAAGATTCCAACttatatttctgtttttctAAGGTTCCTCCTtctatactttttattttctattagaAAACGTACGTTCTCTGGAATCAGATAAGGGTATCTAATTCTTGTCCTATTACTAGACTTCGATACCTAACTTCGTATATGGGTGCATGTTGTGATATTTTCTTTGAAGTTGAATCTTgccttatttttttcttttttgaattccTTTGATCGAAGCTTAGGAATTATTAGGTTATATAGTGAATCCTTTATTCTATTATTGATGTTAGTTAATTGCTTTTTGTTTCAGAGTTTCTAACAGATAAAATCACTTGACAAGAAGATGGCAGGAGGAGGTTTCAGAGTGATTCATCTTGTGAGACCATTCCTTGCATTCTTACCAGAAGTCCAATCGCCTGGAAGAAAGATTCCGTTTAGAGAGAAAGTCATATACACTGTCATCTCTTTTTTCATCTTCCTGGTCTGTAGTCAGTTGCCACTTTATGGAATCCATTCCACTACAGGCGCGGATCCATTCTATTGGATGCGTGTCATTCTTGCTTCAAGCCGAGGTACGGTTATGGAGCTTGGTATCACACCAATCGTCACATCCGGAATGGTTATACAGCTTCTTTCTGGTTCTAAGATCATAGAAATCGATAACAATGTCCGTGAAGACCGTGCACTCTTGTAAGTCTACTGTACCCTTAAATAGGTGTTTCATTCATATCAAAGTCTTTAAAGATTCAGAGACCAATAGggttatgtttttttggttataggAACGGTGCACAGAAGCTGTTAGGACTCCTCATAGCGGTTGGCCAAGCAGTTGCATATGTTCTCTCAGGGATGTATGGTAGTGTTGGGGAGCTAGGAGTTGGGAATGCTATGCTTATCATTGTTCAGCTCTGTTTTGCTTCCATTATCGTCCTTTGTTTAGATGAGCTTCTTCAGAAAGGTTATGGCCTCGGTTCTGGAATTTCCCTTTTCATTGCTACTAATATCTGGTGAGTTTTAACTTTAACGTCTAGCTCAAGCTTTCTCGGTTAAAACCTCAATGTCCATATTTTGATGTTGATGAAAACTCTTTTGTAGTGAGAGCATTATTTGGAAAGCGTTCAGTCCTACAACCATCAACAGTGGACGTGGAGCTCAATTTGAAGGAGCTGCTATTGCTCTGTTCCACCCGTGAAGAGATAAAGTCAGCGCACTCCGTGAAGCGTTTTTCAGACAGAACCTCCCGAATGTGACTAATCTGCTAGCCACAGTCTTGGTCTTTCTGATTGTGGTTTACTTTCAAGGCTTTCGTGTTGTTTTACCTGTGAGATCAAAGAATAATCGTGGACAGCAAGGCTCTTATCCTATCAAGTTGTTCTACACCTCAAACATGCCTATCATCTTGCAGTCAGCTCTTGTCTCCAACATCTACTTCATCTCTCAGGTATCAATCAGTTTATACAAAATCCTTACTCTGAGCTAAATGTATATATTGAAGTTCTTAACTTAAAGCATTGTGAATGTGTTTCTGTCTGTAGCTATTATACAGAAAGTTTGGTGGAAACTTTTTGGTGAACCTTATCGGTATGTGGAAGGAGTCAGAATACAGCGGGCAGTCTATCCCCGTTGGTGGTATTGCGTACTACATAACCGCCCCGTCAAGGTAAATTTTAGTTCTCTGGTTCGTTTCTTGATCTGTTGTGTACCTTTTGGTTAACTTCAtctgcattttttttgtgtgtttctgttTTGCAGCTTAGCTGAGATGGCAACTCATCCTTTCCACGCTCTGTTCTACCTTGTGTTCATGTTAGGCGCGTGTGCGTTGTTCTCTAAAACCTGGATTGAGGTCTCCGGTTCATCAGCCAAAGATGTCGCCAGACAACTAAgagtatgtttgtttgttggatCAACCTTGTCCTAAGCAAAGTTGCTGATACAATTCTTATCTTTGGTCTTTTGCATGACTAAAAACTCATACATTTGTTTCAGGAACAGCAAATGGTAATGCCTGGTCACCGAGACTCAAATCTTCAAAAGCAACTGAATCGATACATTCCCACGGCTGCAGCTTTTGGCGGTCTATGCATTGGTGCACTCACCGTCTTGGCTGACTTAATGGGAGCTATTGGGTCCGGCACTGGAATCCTTCTTGCAGTGACAATCATAtatcaatattttgaaaccttcgaaaaagaaaaagcaagcGAGCTAGGTGTCTTCGGTTTGTAAAGCTCTTTGTAGAGCCTAGAAGTTTTCACTCACTTTTCATGCATGTGTATAGCTTAAAAGTTATTAAAGCTGAAAGATAGTTAGATGAAACTAAGGCCAATCACTTCATCTAACTATCTTTCAGCTTTATTGGTAAAGAGTTTCAGAAACTTTACTCCTTGGGTCTTCTTACACGAAAATCTTATTACATTTTtggttattgttattttttctacTCAAACGTCGGAAATATTATTGATTTGAGCATGAAGAAGTTAAATTACACGAATATGCAAAAACTATGATCTTACGATATAGAGTTCACAAATTGAGTGAACCTCAACAGAGACTGAGAACAAACACGTACAAGTTCAATATCATCACTTAAATTCACGAAAACAGGGCAGCATGAGATGATTATATAAGTTCTCGAAAAAGAATAGGTCTCTAGATTTATAGAAGTTCCCTAATAGGCcctgattcttttttttttctagtctGAAActtcaaaagattcaaaaccatcacaaaagaagaaagatacatAGACAACTATTTTCTGCTAATTGCCAAAAGACTATTGAGGATCAGCAAATGACAACTTGGCATGAGCTAGAGAGTCTTGGAACGGTAAGGAGTTTCCTGAGGAAAGcagattcattttcttttcctctgAAATTACCCAAGCGTAGTGTGAGTTTCTTGAGGATTGGTGAGTTCTCTAGAAAGTAACTCATTAGTTTCATTTCTGTTGCCTCCTCTTCTACCATTGGCTTTACTATGTCAACAAACTCCAGAGATGGTAGGTTACAATGCGGTCCAAGCAAAATACTAATTGGCTCCTCCCCTGGAGTTTTACTAAATCCCTGCAAGTAGGTAGAAAACAAGTTGAGTATGTGACACACTTTCAGTATTTGCATTAATAAAAAAGCAAGTTTCTGGTTTCAGTAATTGATCCTAACCAATGAGAGAGATTTTAGATTCGGGCAGCTCTCCAGAAAGACTGGCAACATTTCCCACCTGTAGTCGCCGAAGTCAACATGTAAGGAAGATAGGTTACGAAATAAAGGTAATCGTTCACATCTTGAGTAATTATAGATgacctgcaaaagaaaaaagagtatcACAGTTAACTTGGTAACGCACTTGAGACTAGGTAATACAGTTTCTTATACTAAAAACTCATGAGTACAGAGAATTTAACAGAGGTTACCTCAAGGGTATCTGAAGAGATGTCCATTTCTTTGACACTAGATATCCCGAGGAGAAAGTTACGGATCATATTTCTCTTTGGTAGATCATTCGGATCAAACCTACCCTTTTCGAAAGACAAGTTAAACAAAACGTCGATGGTCGTCTTAACGAGGGATGCCGAgttatttataacaaaacttGCAGTTTCATGACAATAAAGCTTGAGATTCTCAAGCTTAGGAGCATCAATTGCAActacttgttcttcatctatatcCTCGTTACAGTGGCCCATAAGGGTGAAGCTAAGAAGAGACTGAGAGCAAACACGTAAATAATCTACATTGTCACAAGCACTCCTCTTTATAGTTAAGCTTTCGAGAACTGGACAGCCTGAGATCAGCATCTCGAAAGACCAATCGTTGGCAAACTTAACCATATCAAGATACATAACTTTGAGGGAAGGTAAAGAAACGGACTTGGGAGTAGTAAAGCTTACGTCAGAGAGCTTTAGGGATACCAAGCTATCACATGTGTAAACAGCTGGAGGTATCTGCACTTCATATTCGCACCACTTGCCATCTAGAATATGAAGATGTTCAACTTTGCGGTTAACAACAGTGTTAATCCACCGGGCGACATTAGCATTATCAAGATCATCCCACTTCCATTCGTACTTTACCCTTACGTATTGGTAGTTTAACTTAAAATTTTGCAGACACGACTCACTGTTAAAACCAAGAAAGCGATCGACGAAGCACATAAAAGCTTTGTACTCCGGGAAGTCACCATACCTCAAGTCCAAACCAGGTACATATCTCCAGAGATTTCCCCATCTACTGGATAACACACCAGTCTTAACCACATCTTTTGTGGGAAGTTTTAAAAGAATCTGACATAGCAAACAATCTGGTAATTTGCTCAGCCTATCTAGATTACCCGAGCGTTTGGCCGCACGTACACATGTACCAGTAGTACTACTCTCTGCGTCTTCATCCATGTATGTACACTTAACCTAGTAAACAATCaaatcgaacaaaaaaaaaaaaaaaaaaccctttcaATCTAATTTCGAGAGActttaaaaaatctaatttataaataaaagaaaatctatcaaaaattccaaaattccCAAAAGGTTATATGTCAACTTGAAACGATTGAATTTAATAGAgacagagagtgagagagagtacctgaagatgatgaaaacagTGAGACAAATCGCCGTCGAATTTTCCCGGCCAAAGTATCTTGCTtgctttgtctctctctctctctctctctacctgTGTCACTCCAGTGGTTCGGTTGATTTAGCTAGCAGAGGCGTCCGTAGAGAGTAAGAGACGAGATCCGCTAATCTTTTATGGGCCTTACATAATTGGGCTCACACTTCtttaactcttttttctttcttttgtttttttcattatgATCCTCAAATTTACAATTACTTTCGTCTCTGAACAtgtattgtttttgtaaaacttttacAACTCCAAGACCTATTATTcattaaaattgattaaaattctCCCCCCAATACACGGTTCACTACGGTTAACAATGATCAAACGACGtagaatatataagaaaaaggcTATATTAACTGTTGGGCTTATAATGGGCTGTACATATTTTTGGTCGTGCAAAGTTTCTtcgggtttttttctttcactttaaCCCCCAAATTTACAGTTTCCTTCACCTCTCGCCTAAGTTTTTTAGCTTTCTGCAAGACAAGCCACTAACTCTCGAGTCTTGACCAATCAGAATGTCCCAGCCACGACGGAGTGATACTGATTTGATCCATAAATATGATTCTTTTTATGAACTACAACACTTCAATGTCATCAGAAGCTAACAAATAACATAAGTACTCAGAGACAACCTAGAAAGTTCATTGGTTATTTATGACTATCAAAGAACGACAACTTGGCATGATGTAGAGAGTCTTGGAATGGTAAGGAGTTCTCTGAAGATGacagattcttctttctttatggAATCATCCAAGCATAGGGTCAGTTTCTTGAGGCCTGTTGAATTCTCAAGTATGTAACTCACTAGTTTCATCTCCATCGCCTCTCCTTTCAGTGGCCTTTCTATCTTGACATACTTGAGAGATGATGATAGGACACGCCGAGGTCCAGACAAGATATCAATTCCCTCCTTCTCCGGATAATTAGTAGATCCCTGCAAGTACCACCATTTAACCGAGTTcgatatatgattgattacctTCACCATTTGCATCTTAAGATAGGAAGTTCATGGTTCAGCAGAGACAATCCTTACCATGACAAGAGATTGTAGATTTGGGCAGCTCTCAAGAAAGATTGGCAACATTTCCCACGTGTAACTGTAGAACTTAACACGCATGGAAGATAGGTTACGGAATAAGGGTAGTGGTTCACATCTTGAGTAATCATAAATGACCTACgacaagcaaacaaaaaaaaggtgatATTAATAACTTTTATGATCGAAATTTAGCAATCACACAGGGAATTCAACAAATGTTAGTTACCATAAGAGTATTAGATGCAATGATCAAATCTTTGACATTAGAGATGGCAACAAGAAAATTCCGAAGCATAATTCTCTTTGGTAGATCATCTGGATCGAACTTCTTTCCAAAAGACAGGTTAAACTCAGTATTGATATCGGCCTTTACAAGGGAACTCggattttttaatatgaaacttGCAACTCGACCATCACTGAGTTTCAGAAACTTAAGCCTAGGTGCATCAACTATAACTACTAAATCTTCATCCAAATCCTCGGAACCGTCTGCAATATGAGTGAAGCTCAACAGAGAGTGAGAACACACTCGTAAAACTTCAATATTATCATCAAAACTCCTCCCGATAGATAAGCTCTCAAGAACTGGGCAACGTGAGATGAGCGTTTCTAAAGCCAAAGCGTCGTCAGAGAACTTCATAACTACTAGACTGATAACTTTGAGAGAAGGTAAAGAAACATACTTGGGACTAGGCAAGGTTAGTGCACAGAGTGTCAAGCTTACTAAGCTCTCACAAGTGTAAATGGTTGGAAGCATCATGACATCCCAACTCCCGTTTGAATCATCCCAAACATGAAGATGTTTTACTTTTCGATCAACAACAGTGTTGACCCACCGCTTGATAAGACCAATTTCAGGCTCAGGCTCATAATTCCCATCACAATCGTAGTTCAACTTAAAATTATGTAAGCAAGATTCCCAATTGAAGCCAAGAAAGGTATCTACAAAACTGACGAATGTGTTGTGGTCCGGGAAATCACGATTCTCCAAGTCCAATCCAGGTACGTGTTTCCAGAGATTACTCCATCTTCTAGATAAAACACTAGTCCTAACGACCTCCTTAGTGGTTAGTTTCAAGAGTACCTGACATAGCAACGAATCTGGCAAATCGCTTATCAAATCACCCTCACTTGTTCTTCTACCTCTCGATCGTTTCGCAGTGGCTCGAACACGTTTCCTTCTAGCTCCATCCATGAAATCTTCCCTCTAACCTTTGAATTTGAAACAAAGGATTATAGAAAATCTAAGAAACCAACGATGCCGACAGAGTAGGTCAAAATGGAACGAAAATTCAAATTGAGGGCTTCCGAAGAATGTGCGATAGAGAGAGATTTGTACCTGTGTGTGTGAAACCCGGTTCGTTTTTTAACCGATTCGATTATCCGTCCTACGAAACCCGAATAGAAAACGCCACCATTTGGGTATGAATCGCAGTTGTTTTTCAGGTAGTTGGGCTTATAATGGGCTTCTATTTTTAAAGAAATGATTTCTGTCTTGCAAATTTGGGGCTCatatttgttaaagaaaaagacaCAGAAGGACCCAATTTATATAACCTTAAATTTGcaagataaagaagaaagtcATATGTGTTTCTGTTCATGAACAGTAagacaaaatattcaaaaccatcacagaagaagaaagaaacatagACTTCACATAAGTCCAAAGACTATGAGGATCAGCGAATGAAAACTTGGCAAGAGCTAGAGAGTCTTGGAATGGTAAGGAGTTTCCTGAGGAAAGCagattcttcttttcctctgaAATTACCCAAGCCTAGTGTGAGTTTCTTGAGGATTGGTGAGAAACTCATTAGTTTCATTTCTGTTGCCTCCTCTGCCATTGGCTTTCCTATGTCAACAAACTCCAGAGATGGTAGGTTACAATGCGGTCCAGGCTAAATACTAACTGGCTCCTCCCCTGGAGTTTTTCTAAATCCCTGCAAGTAGGTACGAAACAAGTCGAGTATGTGGGGTTTTGGTCGTACAAGTTCcttcaactcttttttttttcttttttgcattaTGATCCCcaaatttaccatttttttttgtgtctctgaatactatttttttttcatctcc from Camelina sativa cultivar DH55 chromosome 9, Cs, whole genome shotgun sequence encodes:
- the LOC104714140 gene encoding putative FBD-associated F-box protein At1g78730, with the protein product MDEDAESSTTGTCVRAAKRSGNLDRLSKLPDCLLCQILLKLPTKDVVKTGVLSSRWGNLWRYVPGLDLRYGDFPEYKAFMCFVDRFLGFNSESCLQNFKLNYQYVRVKYEWKWDDLDNANVARWINTVVNRKVEHLHILDGKWCEYEVQIPPAVYTCDSLVSLKLSDVSFTTPKSVSLPSLKVMYLDMVKFANDWSFEMLISGCPVLESLTIKRSACDNVDYLRVCSQSLLSFTLMGHCNEDIDEEQVVAIDAPKLENLKLYCHETASFVINNSASLVKTTIDVLFNLSFEKGRFDPNDLPKRNMIRNFLLGISSVKEMDISSDTLEVIYNYSRCERLPLFRNLSSLHVDFGDYRWEMLPVFLESCPNLKSLSLGFSKTPGEEPISILLGPHCNLPSLEFVDIVKPMVEEEATEMKLMSYFLENSPILKKLTLRLGNFRGKENESAFLRKLLTVPRLSSSCQVVIC
- the LOC104714141 gene encoding F-box/LRR-repeat protein 13-like; translation: MDGARRKRVRATAKRSRGRRTSEGDLISDLPDSLLCQVLLKLTTKEVVRTSVLSRRWSNLWKHVPGLDLENRDFPDHNTFVSFVDTFLGFNWESCLHNFKLNYDCDGNYEPEPEIGLIKRWVNTVVDRKVKHLHVWDDSNGSWDVMMLPTIYTCESLVSLTLCALTLPSPKYVSLPSLKVISLVVMKFSDDALALETLISRCPVLESLSIGRSFDDNIEVLRVCSHSLLSFTHIADGSEDLDEDLVVIVDAPRLKFLKLSDGRVASFILKNPSSLVKADINTEFNLSFGKKFDPDDLPKRIMLRNFLVAISNVKDLIIASNTLMVIYDYSRCEPLPLFRNLSSMRVKFYSYTWEMLPIFLESCPNLQSLVMGSTNYPEKEGIDILSGPRRVLSSSLKYVKIERPLKGEAMEMKLVSYILENSTGLKKLTLCLDDSIKKEESVIFRELLTIPRLSTSCQVVVL
- the LOC109125113 gene encoding protein transport protein Sec61 subunit alpha-like — translated: MPIILQSALVSNIYFISQLLYRKFGGNFLVNLIGMWKESEYSGQSIPVGGIAYYITAPSSLAEMATHPFHALFYLVFMLGACALFSKTWIEVSGSSAKDVARQLREQQMVMPGHRDSNLQKQLNRYIPTAAAFGGLCIGALTVLADLMGAIGSGTGILLAVTIIYQYFETFEKEKASELGVFGL
- the LOC104714139 gene encoding protein transport protein Sec61 subunit alpha-like, coding for MAGGGFRVIHLVRPFLAFLPEVQSPGRKIPFREKVIYTVISFFIFLVCSQLPLYGIHSTTGADPFYWMRVILASSRGTVMELGITPIVTSGMVIQLLSGSKIIEIDNNVREDRALLNGAQKLLGLLIAVGQAVAYVLSGMYGSVGELGVGNAMLIIVQLCFASIIVLCLDELLQKGYGLGSGISLFIATNICESIIWKAFSPTTINSGRGAQFEGAAIALFHP
- the LOC104714138 gene encoding protein trichome birefringence-like 42, with amino-acid sequence MNLHQVLFLILLIFLVDLSDYDVLAYNTNAGYNNTSKCNIYEGRWIYDYTSNPLYGTSTCPFIGLDCQKLGRPDRNYLHYRWQPSGCDIPRFDGQDFLARFKGKKILFVGDSLSNNMWVSMSCMLHAAVPNAKYTFDYNNKRLSTFTIPEYGISVNFLKNGFLVDLVADKTRGLILKLDSISSGNQWLGADVAIFNTFHWWSHTGRAKTWDYFQTGDQIVKEMNRMEAFKIALTTWAKWIDHNIDPSKTRVFYQGVSPVHLNGSEWGKPGKTCLGETEPLKGPSNNPGPNIGEAIVRRVIGGMAKPVELLDLTAMTELRKDAHPSIYAGGGSRLNDCSHWCLPGVPDAWNQLLYTALLSH